The DNA region ccactgctattctccaggtttgtcctctcttcaaaacattgttgttttgacttttcaggaatcaagatcagagtgtctcttttctatgaattgcatatgatataagagtgaaatcgatgaattaattacacataactcattgcagaggaattgtttcattagattcagttctgattccacccttagcatatcgctgcttgatagtctgaaagtatggtaagattttcaacatgaaatcagtcccttcctatgaaactgagctgtcgcttttttacaatgagacacttgcatgtaatttcactgaatcttatcaaatgaacgatatatagtttatttatttatttatttatttatttatttatttatttatttatttaatgcttacaaggaatacaaacaggCTTAGCCCACAGAACAGTATTCACCTATTAAAAACTACAAATACATCGCTTTAAACTATCACAAGTAAAAGGAACAATAGAGTTGTTTTTGCTTTATGAAAGAGTATTCCTGAGACTTCGCTTCAGATTTTTAAGTGTTATATTGAAGATGTCCAAGTCAATGCAAATGTTATTATATGCAGTGATCATCCTAAAAATTGGAGCATTCTGTGCACTGTTCGTCCTTCGAAAAGGAGCATAAAATGTGTCTCTATTTCTCAATCTAATATCAGGGACTCTGAACGGAATTGACTGCAATATATCCGGTACACGAAATATACCATTGACAATTTTATACAGAATAGTAATGTCAGCCATTTGTCGACGATTTCTTAGGTCCATTATACCAAATTTCTCCCGAATATGTGAGTACTCATGATTACTATAGACGATATTATTCTTGAAGGCTAGGAATCTGAGAAATTTGTTTTGTATTCTCTCAATTCTCTCTATATAGCATTTGTATTGAGGATTCCAAATTGTTGATGCGAAATTCAGTCGACTATAAATATACGAGTAATATAAcaccaaaaatgttttattatttttaaaagttCTACAGTGCCGAAGAACGTATCCGAGCAACCTATTGACATCCCGTAGAAGATTTTCGACATGCTGATCGAATAAGAGCTTTCTGTCAAACGTTACCCCTAAATCCTTAATATGGTCTACCTGCGAAAGAGAATAATCCGCCATGGTGTATTGATGCTCTATAAGTTGTACATTTCTACTAAAAATAACCTTGTGGCATTTGTTATAATTCAGGAAAAGATTATTCTCTGCACAATAATTTAATAATCTATCAATGTCCTGCTGTATCAGAATAATATCCTCCATTCCTTTAACTCCTCTGAAAAATTTTAGGTCGTCGGCATACAACAGAAAAATGCAATTTCTGAAACATTTTCCTATAGTgtttaaatatataataaaaaagagTGGTCCCAGGTGAGAACCCTGGGGCACCCCTGAAGTATTACAAAATGTGGCAGATCGAACGCCATTTATTGTCACAAATTGAGACCTCCTACTTATATAGGAGGAAATCCATCTTAAAAGATCCCCGCATATACCCACTTCAGCGAGCCTCCGAAGCAATTTCGCATGACTTATTTTATCAAAGGCCTTCTTAAAGTCCGTACAAATAACATCAACCTGAGTTTGTTGGTCCATGGTTCTCTGAAGATACTCAGTAAATGTCAAAAGATTAGTTTCGATGGTCTTTCCTTTTTGAAAACCATGTTGTTGATCGATTATCATATTCTTAGTAtgattataaatatatttataaaccAACGACTCAAAAATTTTTGGGATAATGGATATTATGCTTATTGGCCtatagtttttaatttcattAATCGGGCCGCTTTTATGTACTGGAGTTATAGATGAGATCTTCCACTGTTCCGGAAATGTTGCAGTACTcaaggaaaaattaaaaatgtggAGTAGAGGGAGGGCTAAAGATTGTGCACAACTTTTCAGCAATATTGGAGGAATACCGTCAGGTCCAGTGCCTTTAGAGACATCAACAGATCTTAATGCACCCATTACTTCGTCCAATTCGAAAACCACACTCGTCAGGTAATCACTACTATATAAATTTTGAGTGCATTCAAAAGCTGAACTACCCTGATCTTCCGCAGTTTCATAAACCCCATGAAAAAATTTAGCAAAGAGCTCAGCTATGTCCCCCGAGTTATTGCCTCTTTCACGCCCGAGATTCATCTCGACAGGAAAACGAGAATTTTTATTCTTACGAGCAACATgcctaaaaaattttttcggacAAATAGTAACCTCATCCTCTATCCTTTCCAAATAATACTTGTGATccaaaaatataagttttttacATAGTGATCTCAAGTTTCTGAAATGACGAAAATCATCCAAGTTCTGATATTTCTTCCACTTTTTATGAattctttgttttgttttgattaGTTTAATAGTTTTCATGGAGAAAAAAAgaggaaattttttatttctttttgtcTGAGGAACACTCTCTCCCACAACATCGTTCacaatttgataaaaaatatccaCCCTGAGATTCACATCACCCCGGAGAACATCAACCCAATCTACCGCTTCAAACCTTTCATTTATCAAATCGTAGTTGGCTTTCTTAAAGTTGAACGTGAATAAGTTCGCTCTGTTTTCTAAATAATGTGTAGTTTTAACATTAAAAGTAAATTCTAGCGAGGGATGGTATTCATCCTCCCTTACAAATGggttttcatttttcatcaaatgaCCAACATTATTTTCAGTACACAAAACGAGATCAAGCAGTTTCCCATTTTTATTTAATacattattgaattgaactagtTCCATGAAACAAAATGTATCAACTATACGGGAAGAATATACATCAACATTAGTTGCAACCAATATATTGTCTCTGTCATTCTGACTTACCCATCTGACGGAAGGGCAGTTGAAATCACCACAcatcaacaaaatattatcCTTGATGgtcaatttattcaattcaagttTGGAGAGAAATGAAGCAGTAGCAAGTTCATCGCCCGGTGGTAGATAGACACAGCACAAATACATCCTTATGTTATTTAACCTAACCTTAACCCATACATCCTCCGCTTCACTATTAAAGTTCACCAGCACTTCAGGTCTTAGACTATTTCTCACCGCAATGAATACTCCGCCACCCTCCTTCTTGAAAGAAGATGCAGAGCTACGATCTCTGCGGAAGATTGAGTATTGGCTCTCATCAATTAATTCGGAGTTAACTACAGTATCATTTAGCCATGATTCcgttataaaaattatatcatgAAAATTAGATATGACATTCAGTTTGAAAGTACACAATTTAGTTCGTAATCCACGAACATTTTGATAGGCAATACTTAGAGACATAGTGATCCGTGTACTTCAGATATTTCATGTTAGCTTACATTTGTTAGGAAAGCTattttgttatcatcttcaaatcaGATTCACTCATTATGTGTAAGATCTTTGAGGTGTCATCTTTTCGTGCGAGTATGTTTCCATTCTGAACCCAGACATATTTAAAATTGTTGTTATGAGCCGCTTCTCTAGCACTTTTATAAAGTATTTTATTTACTGTTGTGAGATGTTCGTTGATGAAGCATCTTGGGGaaacattatcaattttgaaccCTTGTTTACCTCCCTGTTCAGTACGTTTCAATTTAACAGCTGCTAAGAAGTTTTGCTTCTCAATTTTTGATCTAAATTTGACAACGATGTTCTTGGGTTTATTTGTTAACTTGGTTGGTACTCTAGTTATGAAGTCCAGTCCTTCAGGCCGCACTTCGTGATTCACATAAGAGATAATCTTAGTCATTATCTCAAACAagttctctttttttttctcagGTACATCCATTATTTCTATGTTATTCTCTCTCGAGTGTTGCTCTAACTTGTTCATACGATGATTCAGGTCGGAGATTTCCtttttcattgattcattttccTTCTTTAACTGATTAGTAAGTTTAATCGTGTCATCCAATTTCGACAATTTCTTCTCGAAGTCGGTGATCTTGCCCGAGCAGAATTCCACAGATGTACGTAGTTCGCGTACATTCCTATTCAAGTCTGCAATTATCTTCGTTAGATTCTCGATACCCGCGACTTCAGTGCGATCGCCGTCGATGTCCTCCCCATCTGATTCGACAGGTAAATCTGTTATATCCCTCATTGATCGGCATTTGACGCACAACCAGTTTCCACCGGGAAGATTGTTTATTAAAGACAGTTGGTTTTTCGTCACATCAGAGCATCGATTGTTCGCATGGAAAAACTGCTTGCATGCACCGCCACATTGCAGACCTGGCGACTTTCCAGTGAGAGAATTAGTACACTTTCCACAAATTTTCATTGTAGGAGACGAGTATAAGagtttctccaacaaaaatacGAGTATCCACAGAACTTGTATCGAATTATATGGAAGTTGAAATTTGTTATTCAATATTTCCACGATATATTCACTTCTTTGAAGAGCACAACAACGAGACGTCCGTCATGTGTTGCGCACGACGAcgatatagtccttcttattcaatatatgccgaaattttggaatcatcctattcatcctaggcccaattttgattttgaaataatgaaaacagcatagaaaaaatgaaaataactcgttgatgaggaactacataatggagaaaaataaagaatactagtatcattgttttcatcttctcaagtggcgataataatagaataaaatttctatctcagactgcaccgactaattatgaactgcggtggactcttagacaaggccaaaagttgttcgagtagtggggataactacgacaagctcccgacagcgattcggtatataaaccatcgcagctgaagtgttgctcagtgcttgggattgcagcagcgcaaacgctctactattgaccactttgatgttattctagaacaattgagttggtcgatcgtccagtttgtgtgctctcgcctcgtgtacattggatatttctagcgactcaatcaaaacgcttcgttttcaatatggcgtcgaaatctgaaaactactcgtacgaaatgttcgaagatgaaaatatcATAACCGAGAAGAcattccatctcatttcatctagtaggcgttcggatcgatgcattatgatatcaggagttgaaaactctggtagaagaagagttgagttaggtagaaatatttatgaaccaagaattactcctcaagatctcgaagttctgctctctgagccattttgctcgatacaagaacaatattgaggaggggaatttcatcacggacatatcatttagttgactagatgatcaaaaaatatgacgaggatgaatcagcatcactcatttattcaataaaaattcaagtataataaccacaatttgcatagatttttgtttccttttcactccaaagtgaagtgatattcgattttttgcaatttcgagtatataagaatatatactttgacatcaaatgtcagaattattcgaattttcgagaccactgctattctccaggtttgtcctctcttcaaaacatagttgttttgacttttcaggaatcgagatcagagtgtctcttttctatgaattgcatatggtataagagtgaaatcgatgaattaattacacataacccattgcagaggaattgtttcattatattcagttctgattccacccttagcatatcgctgcttgatagtctgaaagtatggtaagattttcaacatgaaatcagtcccttcctatgaaactgagctgtcgcttttttacaatgagacacttgcatgtaatttcactgaatcttatcaaatgaacgatatatagtccttcttattcaatatatgccgaaattttggaatcctcctattcatcttaggcccaattttgattttggaataatgaaaacagcatagaaaaaatgaaaataactcgttgatgaggaactacataatggagaaaaataaagaatactagtatcattgttttcatcttctcaagtggcgataataatagaataataatTCTATCTCaaactgcaccgactaattatgaactgcggtggactcttagacaaggccaaaagttgttcgagtagtggggataactacgacaagctcccgacagcgattcggtatataaaccatcgcagcttaagtgttgctcagtgcttgggattgcagcagcgcaaacgctctactattgaccactttgatgctattctagaacaattgagttggtcgatcgtccagtttgtgtgctctcttctcgtgtacattggatatttctagcgactcaatcaaaacgcttcgttttcaatatggcgtcgaaatctgaaaactactcgtacgaaatgttcgaagatggaaatattataaccgagaagactttccatctcatttcatctagtaggcgttcggatcgatgcattatgatatcaggagttgaaaacgctggtagaagaagagttgagttaggtagaaatatttatgaaccaagaattactcctcaagatctcgaagttctgctctctgagccattttgctcgatacaagaacaatattgaggaggggaatttcatcacggacttatcatttagttgacta from Coccinella septempunctata chromosome 1, icCocSept1.1, whole genome shotgun sequence includes:
- the LOC123323120 gene encoding uncharacterized protein LOC123323120; translated protein: MKICGKCTNSLTGKSPGLQCGGACKQFFHANNRCSDVTKNQLSLINNLPGGNWLCVKCRSMRDITDLPVESDGEDIDGDRTEVAGIENLTKIIADLNRNVRELRTSVEFCSGKITDFEKKLSKLDDTIKLTNQLKKENESMKKEISDLNHRMNKLEQHSRENNIEIMDVPEKKKENLFEIMTKIISYVNHEVRPEGLDFITRVPTKLTNKPKNIVVKFRSKIEKQNFLAAVKLKRTEQGGKQGFKIDNVSPRCFINEHLTTVNKILYKSAREAAHNNNFKYVWVQNGNILARKDDTSKILHIMSESDLKMITK